From a single Ruegeria sp. HKCCD4315 genomic region:
- a CDS encoding TAXI family TRAP transporter solute-binding subunit, with protein sequence MRLALFILFPIVFIGLLVFLIFGLKPPNSIKLAAGISGGGYWQVGQLYKAELARDGIQVILVETEGSVENIQKLVSGEVDAAFVQGGLEIPQDENLQSLGAIFLEPMVVFRGKSSPVGANAGEWGDIRLAAGTKASGTRAAALALIEAAGLQNVGIDLVNVGGNDAIKALYANEADAALFVAPLDAPYLMDAIFDPEIIFVPMALVDALALKLSGANSVTVPAGSITLDPPRPPEDVKILALRASLIAAYDLHPAVTDRLVNAAKNIHGEPNILQSAREYPNTASPPVPLNKIATELINSGPNFLHGVLPYWIAAQFGSVLLLLLPLLFVVPFLRIVPAGYVWFQKRRVWRFYQRIAALEEELSRAQTSTEVEEVAKDIEEVDTALTNLNLPLAYRQGAYDARLHIDLIRQEIARRRTAKIDGTSTFSSKPT encoded by the coding sequence ATGCGCTTAGCTCTTTTCATTCTCTTTCCGATTGTGTTTATCGGGTTGCTTGTTTTTCTGATCTTTGGCTTGAAACCGCCCAACAGTATTAAGCTGGCTGCTGGCATAAGCGGCGGCGGATATTGGCAAGTTGGACAACTCTACAAAGCAGAACTTGCACGTGACGGCATTCAGGTAATTTTAGTTGAAACCGAGGGGTCGGTTGAGAACATTCAGAAACTTGTTTCTGGCGAAGTGGATGCCGCATTTGTTCAGGGTGGCCTGGAAATACCTCAGGACGAGAACTTACAGTCTTTGGGCGCCATTTTTCTTGAACCCATGGTGGTGTTCCGCGGAAAGTCGAGTCCAGTCGGGGCCAATGCAGGAGAATGGGGAGACATTCGCTTAGCTGCAGGAACCAAGGCGTCCGGTACTCGCGCCGCCGCTTTAGCGCTAATTGAAGCCGCCGGGTTGCAAAATGTCGGCATAGACCTCGTCAATGTTGGGGGCAATGATGCGATAAAGGCGTTATATGCCAACGAAGCGGATGCAGCGTTGTTTGTCGCTCCACTCGATGCACCTTACCTTATGGATGCAATCTTTGATCCAGAAATCATTTTCGTCCCTATGGCTTTGGTCGACGCCCTTGCATTGAAACTTTCAGGAGCGAATTCGGTAACTGTACCAGCAGGATCAATCACACTCGACCCTCCGAGACCACCAGAGGATGTTAAGATCTTAGCATTGCGAGCTTCACTTATAGCCGCATACGATCTGCACCCTGCGGTAACCGATAGGTTAGTGAATGCAGCAAAGAACATTCATGGCGAACCTAATATTTTGCAAAGTGCGCGCGAGTATCCAAACACGGCTTCGCCGCCTGTGCCATTAAACAAAATTGCCACAGAGCTCATAAACTCTGGACCAAACTTTTTGCACGGCGTCTTGCCATATTGGATCGCAGCGCAGTTTGGCAGCGTATTGTTATTGCTGTTGCCTTTATTGTTCGTAGTACCGTTTCTGCGGATCGTCCCGGCCGGTTACGTGTGGTTTCAAAAGCGCCGCGTCTGGCGTTTTTATCAGCGCATTGCTGCGCTTGAGGAAGAACTCAGCAGGGCACAGACCTCAACTGAAGTAGAGGAGGTCGCCAAAGATATCGAAGAAGTAGATACGGCCCTTACAAATCTGAATCTGCCGCTCGCATACCGCCAGG
- a CDS encoding DUF3604 domain-containing protein: protein MLRFLNSALFSSIFVVSSAANAQFLPSEQSLQDLYPGKAYSPNAQRSFPSRVFWGDTHIHTGLSMDAGLFGNTTDLDTMLRFARGEEVVSATGQPVRLARPLDWIVTTEHSDGMGMITDLAKGSPNIMESEQGSRWAKGLQEGGEASAAAALDLITTFSQGNMDPDLIADYSPGSPIYASVWEDMIATVESFNDPGDFTAFHGFEWTSLIRGNNMHRNIIFRDNADRVKQVQPMTTQTPIGSTDPMDLYKWLQAYEADTGGQAFALAHNGNLSNGIMFPSETRYNGEPVDEAYAMARMRWEPLYEITQIKGDGEAHPALSPDDEFANYETWDAGNLDLTEAKTPDMLAGEYAREAFKQGFAIEARTGVNPYKFGLSGATDSHTSLATADSDNYFGKATNAEPSLTRASHPFTETENGVFPGWSLVASGYTGVWAEENTRTSLWDAMVRREVYATTGPRMAVRFFGGWEFDEDDMRSRAPAFVGYEKGVPMGGDLRPATSDAPTFMVYALRDPIGANLDRIQIIKGWMDSDGNLSEKVYDVAWSDERELDANGKLPAVGNTVDLEAANYINTIGASELGTVWTDPDFDSSEHAFYYARVIEIPTPRWVVYDKVRLGADIPEEATLIGQERAYTSPIWYSPNT from the coding sequence ATGCTCAGGTTCCTAAATTCCGCTTTGTTCTCTTCCATATTTGTAGTTTCGAGCGCAGCCAACGCGCAGTTCTTACCCTCTGAACAGTCCCTTCAAGACCTTTACCCCGGCAAAGCCTATTCACCCAATGCTCAACGCAGCTTTCCATCGCGCGTATTTTGGGGCGACACTCATATTCACACCGGTCTTTCAATGGATGCAGGTCTTTTCGGGAACACGACCGATCTTGACACAATGCTTCGGTTTGCGCGCGGCGAAGAGGTCGTCTCGGCCACAGGGCAGCCTGTTAGGCTGGCGCGACCGCTAGACTGGATCGTGACAACGGAACACTCGGATGGAATGGGCATGATCACCGATCTGGCTAAAGGTTCTCCCAACATTATGGAATCAGAACAGGGCTCCCGCTGGGCAAAAGGTCTGCAAGAAGGCGGTGAGGCGTCTGCTGCAGCAGCTCTGGACCTGATCACTACGTTCTCTCAAGGGAACATGGATCCGGACTTGATCGCAGATTATTCTCCCGGATCGCCCATCTATGCCTCTGTCTGGGAAGACATGATCGCTACTGTGGAATCGTTCAACGATCCGGGAGACTTCACGGCTTTCCACGGCTTTGAGTGGACATCGCTGATCCGGGGCAACAACATGCACCGCAATATCATTTTTCGTGACAATGCAGACAGGGTCAAACAAGTCCAACCTATGACCACGCAGACGCCCATCGGCTCTACAGACCCGATGGACTTGTACAAATGGTTGCAGGCCTATGAGGCCGATACGGGTGGACAAGCTTTTGCACTCGCGCACAACGGAAACCTGTCAAACGGCATCATGTTCCCATCTGAAACACGTTACAATGGCGAACCCGTGGACGAAGCCTATGCAATGGCGCGGATGAGATGGGAACCGCTCTACGAAATCACCCAGATCAAGGGAGACGGCGAGGCGCACCCCGCACTTAGTCCCGATGACGAGTTTGCGAATTACGAAACATGGGATGCGGGCAACCTCGATCTAACTGAAGCTAAGACGCCAGATATGCTTGCAGGCGAATATGCGCGTGAGGCATTTAAGCAGGGGTTCGCCATCGAGGCGCGCACGGGCGTAAACCCATACAAATTTGGCTTGTCCGGGGCGACGGACAGCCATACATCGCTGGCAACCGCTGACAGCGACAATTACTTTGGTAAAGCGACAAATGCCGAGCCATCGTTGACCCGCGCGTCGCATCCGTTCACCGAAACAGAAAATGGCGTTTTCCCAGGTTGGTCATTGGTGGCGTCAGGCTACACAGGTGTCTGGGCCGAAGAGAACACGCGGACCAGTCTGTGGGATGCCATGGTGCGCCGTGAGGTTTATGCCACAACAGGTCCGCGCATGGCCGTGCGGTTCTTTGGGGGATGGGAGTTCGACGAGGATGACATGAGGTCTCGCGCTCCAGCCTTTGTTGGATACGAAAAGGGTGTTCCTATGGGTGGTGATCTGCGCCCGGCAACGTCCGATGCGCCAACCTTCATGGTCTATGCATTGCGCGATCCCATCGGAGCCAATCTTGATCGCATCCAGATCATTAAAGGCTGGATGGACAGCGACGGGAACTTGTCCGAAAAAGTCTATGATGTGGCATGGTCGGATGAACGTGAACTGGACGCTAACGGTAAACTGCCGGCTGTAGGTAATACGGTCGATCTGGAAGCAGCAAACTATATCAACACCATCGGCGCTTCAGAGCTAGGAACGGTCTGGACAGACCCAGATTTTGATTCGTCCGAGCACGCGTTTTACTACGCTCGCGTCATTGAAATCCCGACGCCGCGCTGGGTCGTTTACGACAAAGTGCGTCTAGGCGCTGACATTCCCGAAGAAGCGACATTGATCGGACAAGAGCGCGCATATACGTCGCCGATCTGGTATTCACCAAATACTTAG